Proteins encoded by one window of Kribbella flavida DSM 17836:
- a CDS encoding metallophosphoesterase, producing MIAHLSDPHLDGTPEAQDRLRRVTAYVRSFTRPVDVVLVTGDLADHGTEYAEVAAELAAFDVPVLVLPGNHDLSEPFRAGLTAYVDSPGAGHPVHQVRDVGGARFVLLDTTVPGEDHGELAAESLGWLDGVLSEPTDGPVFVAFHHPPVGLHAPAIDQWLLRDAAPFAAVLRRHPVTALFAGHLHNGVATTFADLPLLLAPGIRSAVPLPFEPAAAQGLLDPTAPPGLALHLHTPDAAVVTKFVHLP from the coding sequence GTGATCGCTCACTTGAGTGACCCGCACCTGGACGGAACGCCCGAGGCACAGGACCGGCTGCGCCGCGTGACGGCGTACGTGCGGTCGTTCACCCGGCCGGTTGACGTCGTCCTGGTCACCGGCGACCTGGCCGACCACGGCACGGAGTACGCCGAGGTCGCCGCGGAGCTGGCCGCCTTCGACGTCCCGGTGCTCGTGCTCCCCGGCAACCACGACCTCAGTGAGCCGTTCCGCGCCGGTCTCACGGCGTACGTCGACTCCCCCGGCGCCGGTCATCCCGTGCACCAGGTCCGGGACGTCGGCGGCGCCCGGTTCGTGCTGCTCGACACCACCGTGCCCGGCGAGGACCACGGCGAGCTCGCCGCGGAATCCCTCGGCTGGCTGGACGGGGTACTGTCCGAGCCCACTGACGGGCCGGTTTTTGTCGCGTTCCACCACCCGCCCGTCGGTCTGCACGCCCCGGCGATCGACCAGTGGCTGCTGCGGGACGCCGCGCCGTTCGCCGCCGTCCTGCGCCGGCACCCCGTCACCGCCTTGTTCGCCGGTCACCTGCACAACGGCGTCGCCACGACCTTCGCCGATCTCCCGCTCCTGCTGGCGCCGGGGATCCGCTCAGCCGTCCCGCTGCCGTTCGAACCCGCGGCCGCCCAGGGCTTGCTCGACCCGACCGCTCCCCCGGGCCTGGCCCTCCACCTCCACACGCCGGACGCCGCCGTGGTCACCAAGTTCGTCCACCTGCCGTAG
- the lpdA gene encoding dihydrolipoyl dehydrogenase, whose protein sequence is MASHFDVVVLGAGPGGYVAAIRAAQLGLKTAIIEKKYWGGVCLNVGCIPSKALLRNAELAHIFGKEAKTFGISGEVSFDFPTAVQRSRKVADGRVKGVHFLMKKNGITEFDGWGSFVDANTLDVALNDGASETVTFDHCIIATGATTKLLPGTQLSDRVVTYEEQILTEELPGSIVIAGAGAIGVEFAYVLANYGVKVTIVEFLDRIVPLEDVEVSKELAKAYKKLGVDVLTSTRVDTIDDSGDKVKVTVTGKDGNQQTLEADKVMQAIGFQPRVDGYGLDKIGVKLTERGAIDVDGFLRTNVPNIFAIGDVNAKLMLAHAAEAMGVIAAETIAGHETMELDYVMIPRATFCQPQVASFGYTEEQAKEKGYDVKVAKFPFTANGKAHGLGDATGFVKVISDAKYGELLGAHLIGPEVTELLPELTLAQKWDLTTKELARNVHAHPTLSEALQEAFHGLEGHMINF, encoded by the coding sequence ATGGCCTCGCACTTTGACGTTGTTGTCCTCGGCGCCGGCCCGGGTGGGTACGTCGCGGCGATCCGCGCCGCCCAGCTCGGGCTCAAGACCGCCATCATCGAGAAGAAGTACTGGGGCGGTGTCTGCCTGAACGTGGGCTGCATCCCGTCCAAGGCGCTGCTGCGCAACGCCGAGCTGGCGCACATCTTCGGCAAGGAGGCGAAGACCTTCGGCATCAGCGGCGAGGTGAGCTTCGACTTCCCGACGGCCGTGCAGCGCAGCCGGAAGGTGGCCGACGGCCGCGTCAAGGGCGTGCACTTCCTGATGAAGAAGAACGGCATCACCGAGTTCGACGGCTGGGGCAGCTTCGTCGACGCCAACACCCTCGACGTCGCGCTGAACGACGGCGCCTCGGAGACCGTCACCTTCGACCACTGCATCATCGCGACCGGCGCGACCACCAAGCTGCTGCCCGGCACCCAGCTGAGCGACCGGGTGGTGACCTACGAGGAGCAGATCCTCACCGAGGAGCTGCCCGGCAGCATCGTGATCGCCGGCGCCGGTGCGATCGGCGTCGAGTTCGCGTACGTGCTGGCCAACTACGGCGTCAAGGTGACGATCGTGGAGTTCCTGGACCGGATCGTCCCGCTGGAGGACGTCGAGGTCTCCAAGGAGCTCGCGAAGGCGTACAAGAAGCTCGGCGTCGACGTGCTCACCTCGACCCGGGTCGACACGATCGACGACTCCGGCGACAAGGTGAAGGTCACCGTCACCGGCAAGGACGGCAACCAGCAGACGCTGGAGGCCGACAAGGTGATGCAGGCGATCGGCTTCCAGCCGCGCGTCGACGGCTACGGCCTGGACAAGATCGGCGTGAAGCTGACCGAGCGCGGCGCGATCGACGTCGACGGCTTCCTGCGCACGAACGTGCCGAACATCTTCGCCATCGGCGACGTGAACGCGAAGCTGATGCTCGCCCACGCCGCCGAGGCGATGGGCGTGATCGCGGCCGAGACCATCGCCGGGCACGAGACGATGGAGCTGGACTACGTGATGATCCCGCGGGCCACCTTCTGCCAGCCCCAGGTCGCCAGCTTCGGCTACACCGAGGAGCAGGCCAAGGAGAAGGGCTACGACGTCAAGGTCGCCAAGTTCCCCTTCACCGCCAACGGCAAGGCGCACGGCCTGGGCGACGCCACCGGTTTCGTCAAGGTGATCAGCGACGCCAAGTACGGCGAGCTGCTGGGCGCCCACCTGATCGGCCCCGAGGTCACCGAGCTGCTGCCCGAGCTCACGCTGGCCCAGAAGTGGGACCTGACCACCAAGGAACTCGCCCGCAACGTGCACGCCCACCCGACCCTGAGCGAAGCCCTGCAGGAGGCCTTCCACGGCCTCGAGGGCCACATGATCAACTTCTGA
- a CDS encoding peptidoglycan DD-metalloendopeptidase family protein → MRNRRGLRFAALGTLLAGFALPAYADDPTPPPASVTDVNRSLEQLQAEAAAVQADFAKATIAYTNALRTAQATEAAAKRAEQFAATKKTRSEAERRKLGLLTAQAYQLGIPTALGAESMLWSLAPVAENLQEIADRQTAIKQLSSNQVAQYNAASAAENAAGTAANDATTKRKAADAAATKARQLSQEVQQKAANAAMTMQGQLADLAGATQLSQQLQSTRNQQAKSRWQTYLAELAAAGVKAPAASALRNPGKLPAGLKPLTAAGKPVPGAASVVDGGRAVRVLPAETIHAVNQAFALLGKPYGVAATGPEKYGCLGAARTAWQPYTTLPNLIGKVYPNYQQVPGASVQPGDLLVMGSRSVGLFHIGIALDGGEMIAADEGKGSVVVTAVPDSLYAALRPTLGKPVKPQVAPAATSEAYAFRCGNTATSYDVGSGAWTWPLADGRYEIGTPYGQSGALWSSGVHTGQDFPAATGTPVRAVTAGTIRVEHPAWAGNLVRIDHGNGLETLYAHLSSITVADGSRVAAGQQIGAVGNEGNSTGPHLHFEVRLGGDPVNPMSFLATGSTSLGWGGYSNGMIPLSKLCAVGNGHSLRCDAAAAYSQLATAYRNRFGKALCITDSYRSYASQVDLYGRKPSLAALPGTSNHGWGVAIDLCGGVDRFGTAQHQWMVQNAAAYGWVHPEWAKQGGNREEPWHWEFGRPASA, encoded by the coding sequence ATGAGGAACAGGCGCGGGCTGCGGTTCGCCGCACTGGGCACGCTGCTGGCCGGCTTCGCCCTGCCCGCGTACGCCGACGACCCCACGCCGCCGCCGGCCTCGGTGACCGACGTGAACCGGTCGCTGGAGCAGCTGCAGGCCGAGGCCGCCGCCGTGCAGGCCGACTTCGCCAAGGCCACCATCGCCTACACCAACGCGCTGCGGACCGCCCAGGCCACCGAGGCCGCCGCCAAGCGGGCCGAACAGTTCGCCGCCACTAAGAAGACACGCTCCGAGGCCGAGCGGCGCAAGCTCGGGCTGCTCACCGCCCAGGCTTACCAGCTGGGCATCCCGACCGCGCTGGGCGCCGAGTCGATGCTCTGGTCCCTGGCCCCCGTCGCGGAGAACCTGCAGGAGATCGCCGACCGGCAGACCGCCATCAAGCAGCTCAGCAGCAACCAGGTCGCGCAGTACAACGCGGCCAGCGCCGCGGAGAACGCAGCCGGGACGGCCGCCAACGACGCGACCACCAAACGCAAGGCCGCCGACGCCGCGGCCACGAAGGCCCGTCAGCTGAGCCAGGAGGTGCAGCAGAAGGCGGCGAACGCCGCGATGACGATGCAGGGCCAGCTCGCCGACCTGGCCGGCGCCACCCAGCTCTCGCAGCAGCTGCAGTCGACCCGCAACCAGCAGGCCAAGTCCCGCTGGCAGACCTATCTGGCCGAGCTCGCGGCCGCCGGGGTGAAGGCGCCCGCCGCGAGCGCTCTGCGCAACCCGGGGAAGCTGCCGGCCGGTCTGAAGCCGTTGACCGCCGCCGGCAAGCCGGTGCCCGGCGCCGCCTCCGTCGTCGACGGTGGCCGCGCGGTCCGGGTGCTGCCGGCCGAGACGATCCACGCGGTCAACCAGGCGTTCGCCCTGCTCGGCAAGCCGTACGGCGTCGCCGCCACCGGCCCGGAAAAATACGGCTGCCTCGGCGCCGCCCGGACCGCCTGGCAGCCCTACACGACGCTGCCGAACCTGATCGGCAAGGTCTACCCGAACTACCAGCAGGTGCCGGGCGCCTCGGTCCAGCCGGGCGACCTGTTGGTGATGGGCAGCCGCTCGGTCGGCCTGTTCCACATCGGCATCGCGCTCGACGGTGGCGAGATGATCGCCGCCGACGAAGGCAAGGGCTCGGTCGTGGTCACCGCCGTCCCGGACAGCCTGTACGCCGCGCTCCGGCCGACGCTGGGCAAGCCGGTCAAGCCCCAGGTTGCCCCGGCCGCGACCTCCGAGGCGTACGCGTTCCGCTGCGGCAACACCGCCACGTCGTACGACGTCGGCAGCGGCGCGTGGACCTGGCCGCTGGCCGACGGCAGGTACGAGATCGGCACGCCGTACGGCCAGTCCGGCGCGCTGTGGTCCAGCGGCGTGCACACCGGTCAGGACTTCCCCGCCGCCACCGGTACGCCGGTCCGGGCGGTCACCGCGGGCACGATCCGGGTCGAGCACCCGGCCTGGGCCGGCAACCTGGTCCGGATCGATCACGGCAACGGCCTGGAGACGCTGTACGCGCACCTCAGCTCGATCACTGTCGCCGACGGCAGCCGGGTCGCCGCCGGCCAGCAGATCGGTGCGGTCGGCAATGAAGGCAACTCGACCGGCCCGCACCTGCACTTCGAGGTCCGGCTCGGCGGCGACCCGGTCAACCCGATGTCGTTCCTGGCGACCGGCAGCACGAGTCTGGGCTGGGGTGGCTACAGCAACGGCATGATCCCGCTGTCCAAGCTCTGTGCCGTCGGCAACGGTCACTCGCTGCGCTGCGACGCCGCGGCGGCCTACTCGCAGCTGGCCACGGCCTACCGGAACCGCTTCGGCAAGGCGCTGTGCATCACCGACTCCTACCGCTCCTACGCCTCCCAGGTCGACCTGTACGGCCGCAAGCCGTCGCTCGCCGCCCTGCCCGGTACGTCGAACCACGGCTGGGGCGTCGCCATCGACCTGTGCGGCGGCGTCGACCGGTTCGGCACCGCCCAGCACCAGTGGATGGTGCAGAACGCCGCGGCGTACGGCTGGGTGCACCCGGAGTGGGCCAAGCAGGGCGGCAACCGCGAGGAGCCGTGGCACTGGGAGTTCGGCCGCCCTGCCAGTGCGTGA
- a CDS encoding PGPGW domain-containing protein: MAEQTSPDRTDDNITLDAQDDRWEWRRRIRADPRKHAIYRIGVGVVGGVLIIAAPLTGWLPGPGGIPLFIAGLAVLASEFEWAQRLLYRVKGWVQELTAWTGKQPAWLKALGTLALFVCVLVGIWLYLAVLGVPGWLPDSWESFLHKLPLLK, translated from the coding sequence GTGGCCGAGCAGACCAGTCCGGACCGCACGGACGACAACATCACGCTGGACGCCCAGGACGACCGCTGGGAGTGGCGGCGCAGGATCCGTGCTGATCCGCGCAAGCACGCGATCTACCGGATCGGCGTGGGCGTGGTCGGTGGCGTGCTGATCATCGCCGCCCCGCTGACCGGCTGGCTGCCGGGACCGGGCGGCATTCCCTTGTTCATCGCGGGTCTGGCCGTGCTGGCCAGCGAGTTCGAGTGGGCCCAGCGGCTGCTGTACCGGGTGAAGGGCTGGGTCCAGGAGCTCACCGCCTGGACGGGCAAGCAGCCGGCCTGGCTGAAGGCGCTCGGGACGCTCGCGCTGTTCGTCTGCGTCCTGGTGGGAATCTGGCTCTACCTGGCCGTGCTGGGCGTGCCCGGCTGGCTGCCGGACAGCTGGGAGTCGTTCCTGCACAAGCTTCCGCTGCTGAAGTAG
- a CDS encoding TetR/AcrR family transcriptional regulator, whose protein sequence is MGATRTPRGRWIEQGLRMLAAGGPEAVRIEPIAQALGVTKGGFYGYFKNRDALLTEILDTWERETTEALIERVESEGGDARTRLDRLFTLVAAPDVPVTGTAADLAIRDWARRDEQVARRLQRVDDRRMDYLRLLFGGICEDEEDVEVRSLLAFTLRIGNSLVAARHGERTRADVLELTRQWLLR, encoded by the coding sequence GTGGGTGCGACCCGGACACCGCGCGGCCGCTGGATCGAGCAGGGGCTGCGGATGCTCGCGGCCGGCGGCCCGGAAGCCGTCCGGATCGAGCCGATCGCCCAGGCGCTCGGCGTCACCAAGGGCGGCTTCTACGGCTACTTCAAGAACCGCGACGCGCTGCTCACCGAGATCCTCGACACCTGGGAGCGGGAGACCACCGAGGCGCTCATCGAGCGGGTCGAGAGCGAGGGCGGCGACGCCCGGACCCGGCTGGACCGGCTGTTCACCCTGGTCGCGGCACCGGACGTGCCGGTGACCGGTACCGCCGCCGACCTGGCGATCCGCGACTGGGCCCGGCGCGACGAGCAGGTCGCACGCCGGCTCCAGCGGGTGGACGACCGCCGGATGGACTACCTGCGGCTGCTGTTCGGCGGCATCTGCGAGGACGAGGAGGACGTCGAGGTGCGCAGCCTGCTCGCCTTCACGCTGCGGATCGGCAACTCGTTGGTGGCCGCGCGCCACGGTGAGCGCACGCGCGCGGACGTGCTCGAGCTGACCAGGCAGTGGTTGCTGAGGTAG
- a CDS encoding DUF2867 domain-containing protein: protein MRLPPTEHTERPWRVHEITPDFALEDVWALPTPGGPDDFERLLARFSEPRPGEPFLLSSPPARFLMALRWKLGALFGWDKDKASLGKRVPTLRDRLPADLLAGPRGPETEDGPFSSVFRTHDEWAAELANATVHGVLHLGWVPDGTGGYRGQMAVLVKPNGPLGAAYMRLIKPFRYLWVYPDLLRSIGRGWDADSQQRADTAGPGSPR, encoded by the coding sequence ATGAGACTTCCGCCGACCGAACACACCGAGCGCCCGTGGCGCGTGCACGAGATCACCCCCGACTTCGCGCTCGAGGACGTCTGGGCGCTGCCGACCCCTGGTGGCCCGGACGACTTCGAGCGGCTGCTGGCCCGGTTCTCCGAGCCGCGCCCCGGCGAGCCGTTCCTGCTCTCGTCGCCGCCGGCCCGCTTCCTGATGGCGTTGCGGTGGAAGCTCGGAGCTCTGTTCGGGTGGGACAAGGACAAGGCCAGTCTCGGAAAGCGGGTCCCGACGTTGCGGGACCGGCTGCCGGCCGACCTGCTGGCCGGTCCTCGTGGGCCGGAGACGGAGGACGGGCCGTTCAGCTCGGTGTTCCGTACCCACGACGAGTGGGCGGCCGAGCTCGCGAACGCGACGGTGCACGGTGTGCTGCACCTGGGATGGGTCCCCGACGGCACCGGCGGCTACCGCGGGCAGATGGCGGTCCTGGTGAAACCGAACGGCCCGCTCGGCGCGGCGTACATGAGATTGATCAAGCCGTTCCGCTACCTGTGGGTCTACCCCGACCTCCTGCGCTCGATCGGCCGGGGCTGGGACGCGGATTCGCAGCAGCGAGCGGATACTGCGGGACCGGGATCCCCCCGCTGA
- a CDS encoding FAD-dependent monooxygenase yields MRRVLISGASVAGPALALWLGRAGYAVTVVELAPALRSGGYAVDFRGESQLRVLQRMGVLAELRERQTGGSPMRFVDEGGRTLLRLPPEFAGGALEVLRSDLAQVLYEHSRERAAYRFGDSVAKLEQHAKGVDVTFESGIEETYDLVVGADGLHSAVRRIAFGPERDYVRHLGYYVAGWDLPNVFGAEPEPLMYNVPGRMASFGVNARDPARAGAWVVFKSAELSYDRRDPEQHKQLVRDHFADLGWRVPELLGGLDATTDLYFDSISRVDVQRWSTGRIVLLGDAGYGATVGGMGTGTAILAAYVLAGELATQPDQGAAFSAYERLLRKPVRSTQQGGDRTGKFLAPGTRFGIAARNRLMSTPLLLNSMLKVGEKISGGIPVPQYPLAAANPRPSPGRSSAGGRGRPTGSGTA; encoded by the coding sequence ATGCGTAGAGTTCTGATTTCCGGCGCCAGCGTCGCCGGTCCCGCGCTCGCGCTGTGGCTCGGGCGCGCCGGGTACGCCGTGACCGTGGTCGAGCTGGCTCCGGCCCTGCGATCCGGCGGGTACGCGGTCGACTTCCGCGGCGAGTCGCAGCTGCGGGTGCTGCAACGGATGGGTGTGCTGGCCGAGCTGCGTGAGCGGCAGACCGGGGGAAGCCCGATGCGCTTCGTGGACGAGGGTGGCCGGACGTTGCTGCGGCTGCCGCCCGAGTTCGCCGGGGGAGCGCTGGAGGTGTTGCGGTCGGATCTGGCTCAGGTGCTGTACGAGCACAGCCGCGAGCGAGCGGCGTACCGGTTCGGTGACTCGGTGGCGAAGCTGGAGCAGCACGCGAAGGGCGTCGACGTCACGTTCGAGAGTGGCATCGAGGAGACCTACGACCTGGTCGTCGGCGCGGACGGTCTGCACTCGGCGGTACGCCGGATCGCCTTCGGCCCGGAGCGGGACTACGTCCGGCATCTCGGCTACTACGTCGCCGGGTGGGACCTGCCCAACGTCTTCGGCGCGGAGCCGGAGCCGCTGATGTACAACGTGCCGGGCCGGATGGCGAGCTTCGGTGTCAACGCCCGGGATCCGGCCCGGGCCGGCGCCTGGGTGGTCTTCAAGTCGGCTGAGCTGAGCTACGACCGGCGCGATCCAGAGCAGCACAAGCAGCTGGTGCGGGACCACTTCGCCGACCTGGGGTGGCGAGTTCCGGAGCTGCTCGGCGGCCTCGACGCCACGACCGACCTGTACTTCGACTCGATCAGCCGGGTGGACGTGCAACGGTGGTCGACCGGCCGGATCGTGCTGCTGGGCGACGCCGGGTACGGCGCGACCGTCGGCGGGATGGGGACCGGGACCGCGATCCTCGCTGCCTACGTGCTGGCCGGGGAGCTGGCGACCCAGCCGGATCAGGGCGCCGCGTTCTCGGCGTACGAGCGGTTGCTGCGCAAGCCGGTCCGCAGTACCCAGCAGGGCGGCGACCGGACCGGCAAGTTCCTCGCGCCGGGGACTCGCTTCGGCATCGCCGCTCGCAACCGGCTGATGAGCACGCCGCTGCTGCTGAACAGCATGCTGAAAGTCGGCGAGAAGATCAGCGGGGGGATCCCGGTCCCGCAGTATCCGCTCGCTGCTGCGAATCCGCGTCCCAGCCCCGGCCGATCGAGCGCAGGAGGTCGGGGTAGACCCACAGGTAGCGGAACGGCTTGA
- a CDS encoding TetR/AcrR family transcriptional regulator codes for MSDLLWNRKPAPRRGPKPATTLTGIAEAAVAVADAEGLEAVSMQRVAGELGLTKMALYRYLPGKAELVAVMSDLAVGVPPERPASGWREALSNWTHDLYRAFERHPWLLQSTIGRRPIGPNELTWTDRGLTALAGTGLSGTEQLDMILVLSGHVRTTAQQTLTIPGVSTGVTEQDITAALVRAVTEQPERFPGLAAALRDPGDQHNAGFTFGLQRILDGLEVLIGRSAGRPRD; via the coding sequence GTGAGCGATCTGCTGTGGAACCGCAAGCCGGCGCCGCGCCGCGGCCCGAAACCGGCGACCACACTGACCGGCATCGCCGAGGCCGCGGTGGCGGTCGCCGACGCCGAGGGCCTGGAGGCGGTGTCGATGCAGCGGGTGGCCGGCGAGCTCGGCCTCACCAAGATGGCGCTCTACCGCTACCTGCCGGGCAAGGCCGAACTGGTCGCCGTGATGAGCGACCTGGCCGTCGGGGTGCCGCCCGAGCGTCCGGCCAGCGGATGGCGGGAGGCACTGTCGAACTGGACGCACGACCTCTACCGGGCCTTCGAGCGGCACCCATGGTTGCTTCAGTCAACGATTGGCCGGCGCCCGATCGGTCCGAACGAGCTGACCTGGACCGACCGCGGCCTGACTGCCCTGGCCGGTACCGGACTCTCCGGCACCGAGCAGCTCGACATGATCCTCGTGCTCAGCGGACACGTCCGCACGACGGCCCAGCAGACCCTGACCATTCCCGGCGTCAGCACCGGAGTGACCGAGCAGGACATCACCGCAGCTCTGGTCCGGGCCGTCACCGAGCAGCCGGAGCGGTTTCCGGGCCTGGCGGCGGCGCTGCGCGACCCCGGCGATCAGCACAATGCGGGATTCACCTTCGGCCTGCAGCGGATTCTGGACGGTCTCGAGGTGCTGATCGGGCGATCCGCGGGCCGCCCGCGTGACTGA
- a CDS encoding helix-turn-helix transcriptional regulator: MHEPPVRATRTLLHFVDGTLAYAGRYLHEDSHAVHTHSFFEVAVVIGGDGVHLSLAGRQRLTTGDVVLLRPGVWHGYEDCHDLRLYNCCFSADLMQRELAWTREDPLLGYLLWTGPFSAQRRGMLTTHLDAGTLAELLDHLDGLEQLRDHPVSLHRGDIVGRLSLVLSCLARAVADAGDSRGDGHTHPAVLDAMRRMEARPAYQWTLTELADELHLAPGYLVRLFKSATGLPPMAYLSRHRVELAAHRLLHTDEPISRIGEAVGWPDQNYFARRFKSHFGLSASNYRALFSHAGGPRIARSAPRDRPESAAGRR; the protein is encoded by the coding sequence ATGCACGAACCGCCGGTCCGGGCGACCCGGACGCTGCTGCACTTCGTCGACGGCACGCTGGCGTACGCGGGCCGCTACCTGCACGAGGACAGCCACGCGGTGCACACCCACAGCTTCTTCGAGGTGGCCGTCGTGATCGGCGGCGACGGCGTGCATCTCAGTCTCGCCGGGCGGCAGCGGTTGACCACGGGCGACGTGGTCCTGCTCCGGCCGGGCGTGTGGCACGGGTACGAGGACTGCCACGATCTGCGGCTCTACAACTGCTGCTTCTCCGCCGACCTGATGCAGCGCGAGCTGGCCTGGACCCGTGAGGACCCGCTGCTCGGCTACCTGCTGTGGACCGGTCCGTTCTCCGCGCAGCGGCGAGGCATGCTCACCACCCACCTCGACGCGGGCACCCTCGCCGAGCTGCTCGACCATCTCGACGGACTGGAGCAGCTGCGCGACCATCCGGTGAGCCTGCACCGCGGTGACATCGTCGGCCGCCTCTCGCTGGTGCTGAGCTGTCTGGCGCGCGCTGTCGCCGACGCCGGCGACAGCCGGGGTGACGGGCACACGCATCCGGCGGTGCTCGACGCGATGCGCAGGATGGAGGCCCGGCCGGCGTACCAGTGGACGCTGACCGAGCTGGCCGACGAGCTGCACCTGGCCCCGGGGTACCTGGTCCGGTTGTTCAAGTCGGCCACCGGTCTACCGCCGATGGCCTACCTGTCACGTCACCGGGTCGAGCTGGCGGCCCATCGCCTGCTGCACACCGACGAGCCGATCAGCCGGATCGGTGAGGCGGTGGGGTGGCCCGACCAGAACTACTTCGCCCGCCGGTTCAAGTCGCACTTCGGCTTGAGCGCGTCCAACTACCGCGCCCTGTTCAGTCACGCGGGCGGCCCGCGGATCGCCCGATCAGCACCTCGAGACCGTCCAGAATCCGCTGCAGGCCGAAGGTGA